One genomic window of Desulfuromonas sp. AOP6 includes the following:
- a CDS encoding SPASM domain-containing protein: MTTFCYSPRLAGKTEEIVMLPPSPNTQMFCTQPFDWCEIHPDGQVFLCCPAWLKTSVGNLLHAPLDQIWNGERARQVRKAILEGSFSGCNRQRCPRLASATAPVMPLAQVTDPDIRQALQSGDTTLTYGPRTLNLCHDRSCNLACASCRRDFHLAQGTALETVAVLTEKIRRQAGPSAETLILSGTGDPFGSPTYRDLLQNFDAGDFPRLKSIRLHSNGQLWNKSLWESLTPIHPYVQTAEISIDAATAATYTLNRRGGDFRLLLDNLRYIAGLPIALTLSFVVQTNNYREMPAFVALAHNLGAAVYFSQLVNWGTFSRQEFGERAIHRADHPDHADFLLVLRSLVDTPRVDLGNLSSLL; the protein is encoded by the coding sequence ATGACAACCTTCTGCTACAGTCCTCGCCTGGCAGGCAAAACAGAGGAAATCGTCATGCTCCCCCCCTCCCCCAACACCCAAATGTTCTGCACCCAACCCTTCGACTGGTGCGAGATTCACCCCGACGGCCAGGTCTTTCTGTGCTGTCCGGCCTGGCTGAAGACCTCCGTCGGCAACCTCCTGCACGCCCCCCTCGACCAGATCTGGAATGGCGAGCGGGCCCGCCAGGTGCGCAAGGCCATCCTCGAAGGCAGCTTTTCCGGCTGCAACCGCCAGCGCTGCCCCCGCCTGGCCAGCGCCACCGCACCGGTCATGCCCCTGGCCCAGGTGACCGATCCGGACATCCGGCAGGCACTGCAGTCTGGTGACACCACCCTGACCTATGGCCCCAGGACCCTCAACCTCTGCCACGATCGCAGCTGTAATCTGGCCTGTGCCAGTTGCCGCCGCGACTTTCACCTGGCGCAGGGAACCGCACTGGAAACCGTCGCTGTCCTGACGGAAAAAATTCGCCGCCAAGCGGGCCCCTCGGCCGAGACCCTGATCCTCAGCGGCACCGGTGATCCCTTCGGCAGCCCGACCTACCGGGATTTGCTGCAGAACTTCGATGCCGGGGATTTCCCCCGGCTGAAAAGCATCCGTCTGCACAGCAACGGCCAGCTCTGGAACAAATCCTTGTGGGAATCGCTGACGCCGATTCATCCCTATGTGCAGACCGCCGAGATCTCCATCGACGCCGCCACGGCGGCGACCTACACCCTTAACCGTCGTGGCGGGGATTTCCGGCTGCTGCTCGACAACCTGCGCTATATTGCCGGACTTCCCATTGCCCTCACCCTCAGCTTCGTCGTCCAGACCAACAACTACCGGGAGATGCCGGCCTTCGTCGCTCTGGCCCACAACCTGGGCGCCGCCGTCTATTTCAGCCAGCTGGTCAACTGGGGCACCTTCAGCCGTCAGGAATTTGGAGAGCGTGCCATACACCGGGCCGATCATCCGGATCACGCCGACTTTCTCCTCGTGCTGCGATCACTCGTCGACACTCCCCGGGTCGATCTCGGCAATCTCAGTTCCCTGCTGTGA
- a CDS encoding DEAD/DEAH box helicase, which yields MSFTELNLSAPVLKAVLECGYTTPTPIQAKAIPEALQGKDLIASAQTGTGKTAAFMLPALERLATLKKGPKGAPRILVLTPTRELASQVTEATRTYGKYLRIRSAVILGGSPYREQFKALSQPLDLVVATPGRLIDHLDRGSLDLSRVEILVLDEADRMLDMGFQQDVEKITAATPTNRQTLLFTATLDQAMTKLAMALLKNPVKIALATQGSTSLKIEQRLHVTDNLEHKQRLLEHLVSDSSMNQAIIFSATKRDADRLAQDLSSRGHRAAALHGDMTQGARNRTVRDLRNGRVKLLVATDVAARGIDITGISHVINFDLPKFAEDYVHRIGRTGRAGASGTAISFASGSDALALQRIERYIGQSLPQHVVPGLEPTRGLSPQPRRTSRKPQGGKPVRQQRSYGKTEEGRPQQRRTGGASRPFGAKPKSEPVVIHRRSR from the coding sequence ATGTCTTTTACCGAACTCAACCTGTCTGCCCCCGTCCTCAAAGCCGTCCTCGAGTGCGGGTACACCACCCCGACCCCTATTCAGGCCAAGGCGATCCCCGAAGCCCTGCAGGGCAAAGATCTGATCGCCAGCGCCCAGACGGGCACCGGCAAGACCGCCGCCTTCATGCTGCCAGCTCTTGAGCGTCTGGCCACTCTGAAAAAAGGCCCCAAGGGCGCCCCGCGCATCCTGGTGCTGACGCCTACCCGCGAACTGGCCAGCCAGGTAACGGAGGCCACCCGCACCTATGGCAAGTATCTGCGTATCCGCAGCGCCGTCATCCTGGGCGGCAGCCCTTACCGCGAGCAGTTCAAAGCTCTGTCGCAGCCCCTCGACCTGGTCGTCGCCACGCCGGGACGCCTCATCGACCACCTCGATCGCGGCAGCCTCGACCTGTCGCGCGTGGAAATCCTCGTTCTTGACGAAGCTGACCGCATGCTCGACATGGGCTTTCAGCAGGATGTGGAAAAAATTACCGCGGCTACCCCGACCAACCGCCAGACCCTGCTCTTTACCGCCACCCTCGACCAGGCCATGACCAAGCTGGCCATGGCCCTGCTGAAGAACCCGGTTAAGATCGCGCTGGCAACCCAGGGCTCCACCAGCCTGAAAATCGAACAGCGCCTGCACGTGACGGACAACCTGGAACACAAGCAGCGCCTGCTCGAACACCTGGTCAGCGACAGCAGCATGAACCAGGCCATCATTTTCTCGGCCACCAAGCGCGACGCCGACCGCCTGGCCCAGGATCTGTCCTCCCGGGGCCATCGCGCCGCCGCCCTGCACGGTGACATGACCCAGGGCGCCCGCAACCGCACCGTGCGTGACCTGCGCAACGGCCGTGTCAAGTTGCTGGTCGCCACGGATGTCGCCGCCCGCGGTATCGACATCACCGGCATCAGCCACGTCATCAACTTCGACCTGCCCAAGTTTGCCGAGGACTATGTCCACCGCATCGGCCGCACGGGCCGTGCTGGCGCCTCCGGGACAGCTATCTCCTTTGCTTCCGGGAGCGACGCCCTGGCCCTGCAGCGCATTGAGCGCTACATCGGCCAATCGCTGCCCCAGCATGTCGTCCCCGGCCTGGAGCCGACCCGTGGCCTCAGCCCGCAGCCCCGCCGTACCAGCCGCAAACCCCAAGGCGGCAAACCCGTACGACAACAGCGCTCCTACGGTAAAACCGAAGAAGGTCGCCCGCAACAGCGCCGCACTGGCGGCGCCAGTCGCCCCTTTGGCGCCAAACCCAAGAGCGAGCCCGTGGTCATACACCGCCGCAGCCGCTGA
- a CDS encoding MarR family winged helix-turn-helix transcriptional regulator translates to MTSQPKKPATETHETPNTPVSAIHQPPRIPSSNYELRILQALRRIIRATEIHSQKLIQQHNITGPQLGCLLALIEHGPLPTTTLAHKIYLSPSTVVGIVDRLEEKGLVVRQRSSRDRRQVQVVATEAGQRLAGEAPSPLQESLAVALKELPELERVSITLSLEKVVDLMEARKIDAAPLLATGPIASPPNSDTP, encoded by the coding sequence ATGACATCTCAACCCAAAAAACCGGCCACGGAGACCCACGAAACCCCAAACACCCCAGTGTCCGCCATCCATCAACCACCCCGCATCCCTTCAAGCAACTACGAACTGCGTATCCTTCAAGCCCTGCGGCGCATCATCCGGGCTACAGAAATCCATTCGCAGAAGCTGATCCAGCAGCACAACATCACCGGCCCCCAACTCGGCTGTCTGCTGGCACTCATCGAGCACGGCCCCCTGCCCACCACCACCTTGGCTCATAAAATCTACCTCAGCCCCAGCACCGTGGTCGGCATTGTCGACCGCCTCGAAGAAAAGGGCCTGGTCGTCCGTCAGCGCAGCAGCCGTGATCGCCGACAAGTTCAGGTGGTGGCAACGGAAGCGGGTCAGCGCCTGGCTGGCGAGGCGCCCAGCCCCCTGCAGGAATCCCTGGCCGTCGCCCTGAAGGAACTGCCTGAGCTGGAAAGAGTCTCCATCACCCTCTCCCTGGAGAAAGTCGTGGATCTGATGGAGGCACGCAAGATTGATGCGGCGCCCCTGCTCGCCACTGGCCCCATCGCTTCGCCACCGAATTCTGACACCCCCTGA
- a CDS encoding glycine betaine/L-proline ABC transporter ATP-binding protein, with product MTPKIKVENLYKVFGKNSRAGIKMLEEGLGKEELLRRHKLAVGINKVSFDINEGDFLVVMGLSGSGKSTLIRCLNRLIEPTGGKVFIDGIDITTLSEEALRQTRLKKFGMVFQRFALFPHRTVLQNAEYGLEIQGIALDERQAKAQEALELVGLKGWEDSYPAQLSGGMQQRVGLARALALDPDILLMDEAFSALDPLIRREMQDELLALQSRVNKTIVFITHDLDEALKLGDKIIIMRDGAVVQAGTPEEILTNPADDYVEKFIEDVDVSKILTAESVMHKATAVTFPKDGPKTALHKMKEVGLSGILVVDKERRLLGILSAEDASKLAKNNEPSIETAIVRDVPQVHPGASLQELFAFENFPVAVVDEDKKLKGIIVRGALLAAMAERRLS from the coding sequence ATGACACCAAAGATCAAGGTCGAAAATCTTTACAAGGTTTTCGGCAAGAACTCCCGTGCCGGGATCAAAATGCTGGAGGAAGGCCTGGGCAAGGAAGAACTGCTGCGACGCCACAAGCTGGCGGTAGGCATCAACAAGGTCTCCTTCGACATCAACGAGGGGGACTTCCTGGTGGTCATGGGACTTTCCGGCAGCGGCAAGTCGACCCTCATCCGCTGTCTTAATCGTCTCATTGAGCCGACGGGTGGCAAGGTCTTCATCGATGGAATCGACATCACCACACTGTCGGAAGAGGCCCTACGCCAGACACGACTGAAGAAATTCGGCATGGTCTTCCAGCGCTTTGCTCTCTTCCCCCATCGCACCGTCCTGCAGAATGCCGAGTATGGCCTGGAGATTCAGGGCATCGCTCTTGACGAAAGGCAGGCCAAAGCGCAGGAGGCTCTCGAACTGGTGGGCCTCAAAGGCTGGGAGGATTCCTATCCCGCTCAGCTCAGCGGCGGCATGCAGCAGCGCGTCGGTCTGGCCCGGGCGCTGGCCCTCGACCCCGACATCCTGCTGATGGACGAGGCTTTCAGCGCCCTCGATCCCCTCATTCGCCGTGAAATGCAGGACGAACTACTGGCTCTGCAGAGCCGGGTCAACAAAACCATCGTCTTTATCACCCACGATCTCGACGAGGCTCTCAAACTCGGCGACAAGATCATCATCATGCGCGACGGCGCCGTCGTGCAGGCCGGTACACCGGAAGAGATTCTCACCAACCCCGCCGATGACTATGTCGAAAAGTTTATCGAAGACGTCGACGTCTCCAAAATTCTCACAGCCGAATCGGTCATGCACAAGGCCACCGCCGTCACCTTCCCCAAGGATGGCCCCAAAACCGCCCTGCACAAGATGAAGGAAGTCGGTCTTTCCGGCATCCTGGTGGTGGACAAGGAGCGGCGACTGCTCGGCATCCTCTCGGCTGAGGACGCCTCGAAGCTGGCCAAGAACAACGAACCGAGCATCGAAACGGCCATTGTTCGCGACGTTCCCCAGGTTCACCCTGGCGCCAGCCTGCAGGAACTCTTCGCTTTCGAAAACTTTCCCGTCGCCGTCGTCGATGAGGACAAGAAACTCAAAGGCATCATCGTCCGCGGCGCCCTGCTGGCCGCCATGGCAGAAAGGAGGCTCAGCTGA
- a CDS encoding proline/glycine betaine ABC transporter permease, whose protein sequence is MDMPLPKFPLGKGIEALIDFFTHHFAFITKGLSRVTETGIDALVEGMLFLPPWLLILIFAGIALWLSGRRIAIFALAGLLFIWNLGLWEPTVSTIALVLIATLVAVAIGIPIGIMAALFNGVNRVTMPVLDFMQTMPAFVYLIPAIPFFGLGPVSAIFSTVIFAMPPAIRLTCLGIRQVPEELIEAADAFGSTRRQKLLKLQLPLATPTIMAGVNQTIMLSLSMVVIAAMIGAGGLGGEVWKAIQRLKPGMGFEAGLGVVIVAIILDRITQKITTRKSVNL, encoded by the coding sequence ATGGATATGCCCCTGCCGAAGTTTCCCCTGGGAAAAGGCATTGAAGCCCTTATCGATTTTTTTACCCATCATTTCGCCTTTATCACCAAGGGTCTTTCCCGGGTCACCGAGACCGGCATCGACGCCCTGGTCGAGGGCATGCTCTTTTTGCCCCCCTGGCTGCTCATCCTCATCTTCGCCGGCATTGCCCTGTGGCTGAGTGGACGGCGCATTGCCATTTTCGCCCTCGCCGGGTTGCTCTTTATCTGGAACCTGGGTTTGTGGGAGCCAACGGTTTCCACTATCGCCCTGGTCCTCATCGCCACCCTCGTAGCCGTTGCCATAGGTATTCCCATTGGCATCATGGCCGCTCTTTTCAACGGGGTGAACCGGGTCACCATGCCCGTGCTCGATTTCATGCAGACCATGCCGGCTTTCGTCTATCTGATCCCGGCCATTCCCTTTTTCGGTCTGGGGCCTGTTTCCGCCATTTTCTCCACCGTCATCTTCGCTATGCCGCCGGCCATCCGTCTGACCTGCCTCGGCATCCGGCAGGTGCCGGAAGAGCTCATCGAAGCGGCGGACGCCTTCGGCTCGACCCGCCGGCAGAAGCTGCTCAAGCTGCAGCTGCCGCTGGCGACGCCGACCATCATGGCCGGCGTCAACCAGACCATCATGCTGTCCCTGTCCATGGTCGTCATCGCTGCCATGATCGGCGCCGGCGGTCTGGGTGGGGAAGTCTGGAAGGCGATTCAGCGTCTGAAGCCGGGGATGGGTTTTGAGGCCGGCCTGGGTGTGGTTATCGTCGCCATCATCCTCGACCGTATTACCCAGAAAATAACCACCCGTAAATCCGTCAACCTTTAA
- a CDS encoding glycine betaine ABC transporter substrate-binding protein yields MTSRMIRIPVILLALLSIGLFACTKQETDTTSKEDSPTKKTVELAYVEWSSEVASTNVVKAVLQEKMGYQVKTIPVSAAAMWQSIASNDADGMVAAWLPTTHGHYLDELKDKLVDLGPNLVGTRIGLVVPAYVTIDSLEELNATAEKFDGRIIGIDPGAGLMSKTELALTEYGLDNFKLIEGSGATMTAALADAIKNEQWVVVTGWTPHWKFAAWDLKYLKDPKNVFGGEEVIHTIVRKGLQEEQPEVYAFLDKFNWSPEDMAAVMVWNEEEGADPYENAKRWINENPEKVAEWLK; encoded by the coding sequence ATGACATCACGCATGATTCGTATTCCTGTCATTCTGCTGGCCCTGTTGAGTATCGGGCTTTTCGCCTGCACCAAACAGGAAACCGACACCACCTCCAAAGAGGACTCACCGACCAAAAAGACCGTTGAACTGGCTTACGTCGAGTGGTCTTCGGAAGTGGCCAGCACCAACGTGGTCAAGGCTGTTCTGCAAGAGAAGATGGGCTACCAGGTCAAAACTATTCCGGTCAGCGCTGCTGCCATGTGGCAGTCCATCGCCTCCAACGACGCCGACGGCATGGTCGCCGCCTGGCTGCCAACCACCCATGGCCACTACCTTGATGAACTCAAGGACAAGCTCGTCGACCTCGGGCCCAATCTGGTCGGCACTCGCATCGGCCTGGTCGTGCCGGCCTACGTGACCATCGACTCGCTGGAAGAGCTCAACGCCACTGCCGAAAAGTTCGATGGCCGCATCATCGGCATCGACCCAGGGGCCGGCCTTATGTCCAAAACGGAGCTCGCCCTTACTGAATACGGGCTGGACAACTTCAAACTCATCGAAGGGAGCGGCGCCACCATGACCGCGGCTTTGGCCGACGCCATCAAGAACGAGCAGTGGGTCGTTGTCACTGGCTGGACACCGCACTGGAAGTTCGCGGCCTGGGACCTCAAATATCTGAAAGACCCTAAAAACGTCTTCGGTGGCGAAGAGGTCATCCACACCATCGTGCGCAAGGGTCTGCAGGAAGAACAGCCCGAGGTCTATGCTTTCCTGGATAAATTCAACTGGTCTCCCGAAGACATGGCCGCGGTCATGGTCTGGAATGAGGAAGAGGGTGCTGACCCATATGAAAACGCCAAGCGCTGGATCAATGAAAATCCGGAAAAAGTAGCCGAGTGGCTGAAGTAA
- a CDS encoding YkgJ family cysteine cluster protein: protein MAGWPALKEAVDEDHNRLDRDIARWCKDYGARAGKIHCGRGCHNCCTLHVDVPLTEALLVSDALSAEQAAAVESTVEGMATELAGIDDFKTFLRHYRRRVGACPFLGADGACTVYTVRPFACRALLSTRPADWCAIDFAELTPLERTLFMDSLDRAVVAFPTHYVEATQEQARVLETTAILAMRETFGVAVSGNLPYLVHLQRQHGLGEALAQGEAAVRELLHRDGIDSPFLVHLHL from the coding sequence ATGGCAGGTTGGCCCGCGCTGAAAGAGGCTGTTGATGAGGACCATAATCGGCTGGACCGGGATATCGCCCGCTGGTGCAAGGACTATGGCGCGCGCGCTGGGAAGATTCACTGTGGCAGGGGGTGCCACAACTGCTGCACCCTTCACGTTGACGTGCCGTTGACCGAAGCCCTGCTGGTCAGCGACGCGCTCAGTGCAGAGCAGGCGGCGGCGGTGGAGTCCACCGTGGAGGGGATGGCGACGGAACTCGCCGGCATCGACGACTTCAAAACTTTCCTGCGCCATTATCGGCGACGGGTCGGCGCCTGTCCCTTTCTCGGTGCGGACGGGGCCTGCACGGTCTACACCGTGCGCCCCTTCGCCTGTCGGGCCCTGCTCTCCACCCGGCCCGCCGACTGGTGCGCTATTGACTTCGCCGAGCTGACGCCGCTGGAACGCACTCTCTTTATGGACAGCCTTGACCGCGCCGTGGTGGCTTTTCCCACCCACTATGTGGAGGCCACCCAGGAACAGGCCCGGGTGCTGGAAACCACCGCCATTCTGGCCATGCGTGAGACTTTTGGTGTGGCCGTCAGCGGCAATCTGCCCTATCTTGTTCATCTGCAGCGCCAACACGGCCTAGGTGAGGCGCTGGCGCAGGGGGAGGCCGCGGTACGGGAGCTTCTGCACCGTGACGGCATCGACTCGCCTTTTCTCGTTCATCTCCATCTCTGA
- a CDS encoding glycosyltransferase family 2 protein gives MNILFWLGLVTLLIITPAAVIAYTGSRRLTFLREVVPALSVKPPKVSVVIAARNEQRHIRQALQSILQLDYPDYEVIVVNDRSEDATGAILQEMSASEERLRLLTIDELPAGWLGKNHALWRGSALAGGDLLLFTDADVVMEPSTLARAVALLEGENLDHQAATPVPHMPTHFLNIFGATFGLIFGMYVRPWKVRDPKSRCHIGIGAFNLVRTTAYREVGGHRTIALRPDDDLKLGKIIKKGGFSQDIAYGTDLISVEWYASVGEVIRGLEKNVFAGTDYRLSLIIAGALFHLAVSVWPYAALLLTTGTTRLLYAAIVAVLTFSLIDGARFHGYRRWYAAGYPLAAALFAYILLRSVTLNLLHGGITWRGTFYSLAELRQNRV, from the coding sequence ATGAATATTCTCTTCTGGCTGGGGCTCGTCACCCTGCTCATCATTACCCCGGCGGCGGTAATCGCCTATACCGGCAGCCGCCGGCTGACTTTTCTGCGCGAAGTGGTCCCGGCGCTGTCCGTTAAACCACCCAAGGTCTCGGTGGTCATCGCCGCCCGCAACGAACAGCGCCACATTCGGCAGGCCCTGCAGTCAATCCTGCAGCTTGATTACCCTGACTACGAAGTGATTGTGGTCAACGACCGCTCGGAAGACGCCACCGGCGCCATCCTGCAGGAGATGAGCGCCAGCGAAGAACGCCTGCGCCTGCTCACCATCGACGAACTGCCAGCCGGCTGGCTCGGCAAGAACCACGCCCTCTGGCGCGGCAGTGCGTTGGCCGGCGGCGATCTGCTCCTCTTCACCGACGCCGACGTGGTCATGGAACCGAGCACCCTGGCACGCGCCGTCGCCCTCCTTGAGGGTGAAAACCTCGATCACCAGGCCGCCACCCCGGTGCCTCACATGCCCACCCATTTTCTCAATATTTTCGGGGCCACCTTCGGCCTGATCTTCGGCATGTACGTGCGCCCCTGGAAAGTTCGCGACCCCAAAAGCCGCTGCCACATCGGCATCGGCGCCTTCAATCTGGTGCGCACGACAGCCTACCGGGAGGTTGGCGGCCACCGCACCATCGCCCTGCGCCCGGACGACGACCTCAAGCTGGGCAAGATTATCAAAAAAGGGGGGTTTTCACAGGATATCGCTTATGGCACCGACCTCATCAGCGTCGAGTGGTACGCCAGCGTCGGCGAGGTGATCCGCGGGCTGGAGAAGAACGTCTTTGCCGGCACCGACTACCGCCTGTCTCTGATTATCGCCGGCGCCCTTTTCCATCTGGCCGTCAGCGTCTGGCCCTACGCGGCCCTCCTGCTGACGACAGGGACAACCCGCCTCCTCTATGCGGCCATCGTCGCGGTGCTGACCTTCAGCCTGATCGACGGCGCCCGCTTTCACGGCTATCGGCGCTGGTACGCCGCCGGCTACCCCCTGGCCGCCGCCCTCTTTGCCTACATCCTGCTGCGCTCCGTCACTCTCAATCTTTTGCACGGCGGCATCACCTGGCGCGGCACCTTCTATTCCTTGGCGGAACTGCGCCAGAACAGGGTGTGA
- a CDS encoding ABC-F family ATP-binding cassette domain-containing protein, with amino-acid sequence MNVIDITDLHKSYGARNVLAGIGLTLGEEEKVGVIGRNGCGKSTLLRIIAGLETADEGRVIRKRDLTAVYLPQEPELDPALSIRQTLDAALGEARRRLSRFQAISDELHTAHGDAAERLLHEQHEIQSWLDLHGAWNLDHKVADLCGQLDLADPQQRVGELSGGGVKRVALAAALLREPELLLLDEPTNHLDADTVAWLETALRSFAGAVMLVTHDRYFLDRVVNRMFEIDQGQLTSFAGGYSAYLEQKQELLLREERSQDRLLNLLRREEAWLQRGAKARTTKQKARIDRVEQLQGQKKTGSGREMKLELEMGQRLGGTILELAGLSVEMGDRSLIRDLDLIMRKGERIGILGPNGCGKTTLLRTVLGELSPAAGTVVLGKNTRIGYLDQARSGLDPEQFVHEAVGEGDWVTVAGHKRHKIGYLEDFLFSRDEQRKRISTLSGGERARLLLAKLMLEEANLIILDEPTNDLDIPTMQVLEEAFNAFPGCVLVVTHDRWFLDRIATGILHFEKDGHVQFYEGNYDDFCRLQALEAEESAALKAPPKAKETEAKGRKRAGLSYKEQRELEAVEAEIAAREAEMAELEAMLSDPARLGGDSGRLQETARQFALAESRLEELMARWEELERKKAGD; translated from the coding sequence ATGAACGTCATCGACATAACCGATCTGCACAAAAGTTACGGCGCTCGCAACGTATTGGCCGGCATAGGTCTCACCCTCGGCGAGGAGGAGAAGGTCGGGGTCATCGGCCGTAACGGCTGCGGCAAGTCGACGCTGCTGCGCATCATCGCCGGTCTCGAAACGGCCGATGAAGGGCGGGTTATTCGCAAGCGCGACCTGACCGCCGTCTATCTGCCGCAGGAGCCTGAACTCGATCCCGCCCTGAGCATCCGCCAGACCCTCGATGCCGCCCTCGGCGAAGCGCGCCGGCGTCTCTCCCGCTTTCAGGCCATCTCGGACGAACTGCACACCGCCCACGGGGATGCCGCCGAGCGTCTGCTGCACGAACAGCATGAAATCCAGAGCTGGCTCGACCTGCACGGGGCCTGGAATCTCGATCACAAGGTAGCCGACCTCTGCGGTCAGCTCGATCTGGCCGATCCACAGCAGCGGGTGGGCGAACTCTCCGGCGGCGGCGTCAAGCGGGTCGCCCTGGCGGCGGCGCTGCTGCGCGAGCCCGAACTGCTGCTGCTCGACGAGCCCACCAACCATCTGGACGCCGACACCGTCGCCTGGCTGGAAACGGCCCTGCGCAGCTTCGCCGGGGCGGTCATGCTTGTCACCCATGACCGCTACTTTCTCGATCGGGTCGTCAACCGCATGTTTGAAATCGACCAGGGGCAACTGACGTCCTTCGCCGGTGGGTACAGCGCCTACCTGGAGCAGAAGCAGGAGCTGCTGCTGCGCGAGGAACGCTCCCAGGACCGCCTGCTCAATCTGCTGCGTCGCGAGGAAGCCTGGTTGCAGCGCGGGGCCAAGGCCCGCACCACCAAGCAGAAGGCACGCATCGACCGGGTCGAACAACTGCAGGGGCAGAAGAAGACCGGATCCGGCCGGGAGATGAAGCTCGAACTGGAGATGGGGCAGCGTCTTGGCGGCACCATCCTCGAACTGGCCGGGCTGTCGGTCGAGATGGGTGACCGTTCCCTCATTCGCGACCTCGACCTCATCATGCGCAAGGGGGAGCGTATCGGCATCCTCGGTCCCAACGGTTGCGGCAAGACCACTCTGCTGCGCACGGTTCTCGGCGAGCTCTCGCCTGCCGCCGGCACCGTCGTTCTCGGCAAAAACACGCGCATCGGCTACCTCGATCAGGCCCGCAGCGGCCTCGATCCCGAGCAGTTCGTGCACGAGGCCGTGGGGGAGGGGGACTGGGTCACGGTCGCCGGCCACAAGCGCCACAAAATCGGCTATCTGGAGGACTTTCTCTTCTCCCGCGATGAGCAGCGCAAGCGCATCTCCACCCTCTCCGGCGGCGAGCGTGCCCGCCTGCTGCTGGCCAAACTCATGCTCGAGGAAGCCAACCTCATCATCCTCGACGAGCCGACCAACGATCTCGACATCCCCACCATGCAGGTGCTCGAAGAGGCCTTCAACGCGTTCCCCGGCTGCGTGCTCGTCGTCACTCACGACCGCTGGTTTCTCGATCGCATCGCCACCGGCATCCTCCATTTTGAAAAGGATGGCCACGTGCAATTCTATGAGGGTAACTACGACGATTTCTGCCGTCTGCAGGCCCTGGAGGCCGAGGAGTCGGCAGCGCTGAAGGCGCCTCCCAAGGCCAAAGAGACGGAAGCGAAGGGGCGCAAGCGGGCCGGGCTCAGTTACAAGGAACAGCGGGAGCTCGAAGCGGTGGAGGCCGAAATCGCCGCAAGGGAAGCGGAAATGGCCGAACTGGAAGCGATGCTCTCCGACCCTGCCCGTCTGGGCGGCGACAGCGGTCGGCTGCAGGAAACGGCCCGCCAGTTTGCCCTGGCCGAAAGCCGGCTGGAGGAACTGATGGCGCGCTGGGAAGAGCTCGAACGGAAAAAAGCGGGGGACTGA
- a CDS encoding cytochrome c biogenesis protein CcdA yields the protein MPLDLSLSSLLMALVAGFASLASPCVLPVVPIIVTGTPQDHRLRPVLIVLGLSISFIAMGAVSSLFGGAVAGAMPTLEKVAGVVVIFFGVLMLFDVNLFKRLTFFSRLPAAGSGRWSGLILGLTLGLVWIPCVGPVLSGLLAMVATDGRLSVGLLLLAVYSLGFAIPMLLVGYASQSVRQKIRAVNRHPLAVRLLSGLLLIAFGVYILKAGMLSIGFTTA from the coding sequence ATGCCCCTTGATTTGTCGCTGTCCTCGCTGCTCATGGCCCTGGTTGCAGGCTTTGCCAGTCTGGCTTCCCCTTGCGTGCTCCCCGTTGTTCCCATCATCGTCACCGGCACGCCCCAGGATCACCGGCTGCGTCCTGTACTCATCGTCCTCGGACTCAGCATCAGCTTTATCGCCATGGGGGCCGTGAGTTCCCTCTTCGGCGGCGCCGTGGCCGGCGCCATGCCGACGCTGGAAAAGGTGGCGGGGGTGGTGGTCATTTTCTTCGGTGTCCTCATGCTCTTCGATGTCAACCTCTTCAAGCGGCTCACCTTTTTTTCGCGCCTGCCGGCGGCGGGGTCGGGGCGCTGGTCGGGGTTGATCCTCGGGCTGACGCTGGGGCTGGTGTGGATCCCCTGTGTCGGTCCCGTGCTGTCGGGGCTGCTGGCCATGGTGGCTACGGACGGCCGTCTTTCCGTCGGACTCCTGTTGCTGGCCGTCTACTCCCTCGGCTTCGCCATCCCCATGCTGCTGGTCGGCTACGCCAGCCAGTCCGTGCGCCAGAAAATACGCGCCGTCAATCGACATCCTCTAGCCGTACGGCTGCTCAGCGGCCTGCTGCTCATCGCTTTTGGGGTCTACATTCTAAAAGCGGGGATGCTGAGCATCGGCTTCACCACGGCATGA